In the Rhododendron vialii isolate Sample 1 chromosome 2a, ASM3025357v1 genome, ATTTCCAGCAGCCTCGCCTCTCCTCGGCCAAGTCAAAGTGGCGACCCAATCCACCCTTTTTCGGTTTCCAGCGGACTTGGTAGCCCCTTGCCAGTCCCCCTCAGCCCCTCGCCACACCCAGCGAGAGGTACAGAAGGCTCGCTTGTCCTATCTCTCTCTGCTGCTCCTTTCTCTCCCCTCCAAAACAGACCGGCAACGAGATTTTCCACTCCGATGAGTCAAATCTGTTTGCTTCGAGGTACTCCGGCGAGTCACAGATCTCGTTCGCATCAAGTTCGAGTGACCCCGGTGAGTTTCTACGCTCGCAATTCAAGTCCTTCGGCGAGTTTCTCCGTTGGAGTTTTTGATCCTTTGGCGAGTTTGCTCCGACTTTGGCGAGTTCAAGTTCTCCAGCAAGTTTTTTGTTGGAAACCTGTGTGAAAGTTGAGTCTCACAtcggataaataaaaaaagaattagatCTCAATATACAATTGGTTGGCAtaccacttacaaggcttagtcttttaagtggatatgggtcattcaaccCAAGTGATGTTGTTTGGACTCCGTGGATATTTCCCAATGGATTGGGCCTACATACTTGAGAACCTCAAGCGGATCAGACTCTCAATATTTCTCTATTTGGGTTTTTGGTCCTCTAGCAAGTTCATTGTTTGGAATTTTTCagtatatatacgtatataagcgtatgtatgatttttgtgattttattGAGGCAAATGGCTAGATTGTTGAGTGTTGCATTTGTTTGGCGGCTAGCCAAGAGAGAAATCCTAACcaaaatggctaaaaatttgCTTAGCCCAATGGAGATGCTCTAGCTTAGACGTAAGTTGTAACAACGCACATCTTATGCTTCTATTTTTCAATTGAAAAACACTTATTATATTAAAGTTGTCTAAAAGTTGACTGAAAAGTATCAATTTTGGTACTTCAAATTCTGAGTTTCAGAATCTAACTTTTACCGTATCTATAATCTAACTTTTTGACCTTTACGGAATGGACGTGTTTTTATCATACTAATTTATGGAGATAGCTAGGTCGATAGGATCTATACTTCATTGACATATTTATCTTCAGTGTTAAATATAGTATTTAGAAAGTCATGTTGTTAATTATGGAGGAGTTGGTACGTAAAATATATCGTTTTCAACAAAATTCCCACTTAAAATAAATTGGATCCCCAGAGATATTAATGATATTATCAAAGCACTATGATTTGACTTTGCTATATTGGCCCTCAAGAAATTTATTCATGTCCCACCTCCTTAGGTATGGTAATTACTCCATTattaattgaagaaaaaagCTTGCTTTGTCTATAATCATTAATGGCTTTCTAGACTGCTAAGAATGAGAAAACATTTTACGAGTAGGAAAATGACCCACTTAACATAACTATAAACTTCATCCACGACGAAGTGATATAACTTATTCGAATCCCATTTATGCTAAACATTCCAAACTTTTGGTCACTGGAGATTTGTtcggtcgttaacttcagagTCCCataattaatcgaggtgcgcgcaagctaaCTAGTCCGGGCATCCGGTcttaaaattagaaaaagaagTGATTTATATGATGGAATATTGGAATGGCAAAACATGCAGGTGCTATACTGGTACGAGCTATTAGTTAATTATCTCCTAAATATACTACTCCATCTCTCTGTAGTTTTCTATGATTATTTAAGTAGCTGCTCTCAATTTCATTAATCACCTTGTATTTGGAAAACGTACAGGCTAGGTTCCGCTTAATTTTTTAGTTCGTTCctttttaaacttttgttagttttggcaaaaaaaaagaattgaaattaTTCATTCTATCTTGACGAAGACAAtagaaaatgtaaaaaaaaaaaaaaaagaaaagaccgaAAGCTTAGAAAGGTCAATAAATGCAAAAACAAGTCTGAACAAACTGACTTTTTTGGCATATTGTTGTGTTTTTCTGATcttttttcaagtttgattcatgttttgtttttctttttttatttctctcgtcccaacaaatccaaaaagttaaatgatttgATCGAAATCTAAATAGGCGACTAAAAGAAACTACATTAAAACAGTCCAAAATCAACCTTAATAGCATTCCCCATCTATGTGCTGGAAAAGTTATTGCTAgctttttttttacctttaaaTGTATTAGTCCCAAAATAATTAATGTCTGGTCTGTgaaacgagaacttaaaaataatatgaatttttcaagaaaaaaaatgcaaacttttttcaaaaatttacaaaatatccatgagttcttttatttcattaaaaaaattgaaatttttttgaagaaaatttattattttgaagtCCTCATTCTACGGatcgaaaaaaagagagaccagATAATAAGACAGTATTGGTCTTTGGATTTATCTACAAACCACCTTTGAACTTTGTATGGCCCAAATAAAAATAGCCCAGATATCAGCCCAATCTCAAGATTGGACCCAAATGTAAAGACAAGTACAGCAGAGCCCACAATTTCTTAGAGACAAAAACCAAGAAGTTcaacaaaaatttttttttgtccatatgGTAAGAAACTTTCATTGATAAAAAAGAGTACATCAAAAAAGACGATTATCGTTCCACACAGAGGATACAAGAAACCAATCAGGAGGTCTAGCTTCCCTAGTACGAATACCAGAAACCGCGGAAAAATCATTGTTATGAGCTTGGAACGGTCGCACAAAAATCAAAACTGAACCAGAGTAGATATATGGAAGCTAAACTGGACCGGTCTGGAGTCCGTATCTAGTTGCCACCCAGTTGCTCCTATTCATTCTAtgctcatatttttttttttaatcttacattAGAAAAACTCCAACTTCTGTTAAATGtaaaccaaaaaatgaaaaggaccAAAAGGGTTTCCATGGGCCGAATTTTCTCTGACCATACTTGTCATGTTTATCTCAAGAACATAAACGTGCCTGATCATTTTGCAATTTCTAGTGCACACAGCAGCTGCACATGTACCGTTGGACCTAACTTTGTGGCCCCGTTCCGTTAAGCGAAATAAGAGGTCTGCGTCTAGATGCAGTTGACTTATATGCgctccaagttttttttttcccccacttTCAGAATCTCCAATTTTGCAAAGTTATTTATTCTTGGTGCCACCGAATACATTTAATTTTACATCACTTCTATGTTCGATGTTTTGGCATTGCTTTCGACAAATTTGGTTTTCGACTTGGCTGCTCGCGACGATCttgatgatgaggaagatgaCTTAGGGGAGGAAGTCGACTtggtcttcttcctcttctgcttCTTCGGGATTTTGGGAATGCCCGTGGGCGGCGGTGCGTCTTTCAACATCTGATCAGACATTGGTTGCCTGTCCATGGATTCATAATCTGCAGCAAGAAAATGACAGTAAGATCAAATGGAAATGAATggtaatcaaaagaaaaaatagtaaTCAAGTATTTTACTATAAACTCAACTGTATATGCGCCTCTAACGAAGGCATAGTACTAGATCACGCGGGAACGTAGTTCATTTATTTCAAGCCAAATGTGTTCCGAGATCATGTTAATCACTATCTTATCATTATAATCTTTTGTTTCGGTGATGTTCTTGGCAATCTTTACAAAGGAACAGTTCTGATCATCGAGGCTTTcggatttgaaaaaaaactcccaaaagaCATCAACAGAACCGTCCAATCTCAAAAATAGGACTGCAAAAGGATCCTTTCCCTTTTGGATGCCCATGTAGTAGAAGCATTGCCTCGTGACACAAGAGCCAAACTTGGTCGGAGGCAAAAATTTCCAAAACCAGCTGGCCTTGCCTTTTTCCCATCTTTCAAAAGCTAGCTCCAAATTTCACAATATCAAGACGAACCcaccgcttctctctctctctctctctctctctctctctctctctctctctctctctctctcaataccTTTGTACTGGTCCTACAATTATATATCCCCTCTCATTCTTGGAGGATTGATCAGCATTCGACTCTTGGGGTCAAGCCGCAGAaaagaattaaaattttttgtgaatCTCCTAGTTCCAACGTGGATAGTTTGTTTTTGATCGGATTAGGAAGGGGATGAGTTGAGGTGCGCATAAGATATCCCAAACACCCTTGActgtcgggaaaaaaaaaagacataataaatgagagaaaattgaGCAAGAGATGAATGCACAAACCTTGAGATGACCATGTGGATACTGCAGAACTAGAACCTCTTGTCTCGTTAATATTACTAATAGATGTTGCCGCGAAATTCGATGCCGTGTTGATCTCATTCATCTACAATATTAAAACAAGTACGATATAGTGagatgcttggcagcatctccagcaaataaaaaaattggcgAAGATTATACTCGAAAAATTGGATATCGATCAATTTGGAAATGCATACCCAAGTGGGTGCAGTACCAGAAGGGCCATCCCAGCCAATATGTGCAACGTGTTTAACATCCGTTGGGTATCCAATTTCAATCTCGCGCTCCTTTGTCACAActacaaaaagaaacaaaaattccACATTGGCCCCAGAGCATGTAGCTaggtaaaagaaaataatctgCAGACGTACATTTCAAGCAGAAAATTCATCCAGATTGATATGGCACCAAAAATTTAACTGCATACTTGGTGTCCATTGTCTATTGTAGGTAGATTTCGCTATAGTTGGAGGCCACTGTCTATATATTGTATCATATACCATAACAAAAGA is a window encoding:
- the LOC131311157 gene encoding CRIB domain-containing protein RIC10-like, encoding MATKIKGIYKGFKYISQIFVVTKEREIEIGYPTDVKHVAHIGWDGPSGTAPTWMNEINTASNFAATSISNINETRGSSSAVSTWSSQDYESMDRQPMSDQMLKDAPPPTGIPKIPKKQKRKKTKSTSSPKSSSSSSRSSRAAKSKTKFVESNAKTSNIEVM